The genomic segment CATGGCCATGTCGGCCGTATCCTCGGTGAGGACGCTGGGCGTATTGGTGACGGTGAGCCCGGCCGCGTAGGCGGCCTCTATATCGATGTTGTCGACCCCGTTGCCGAACTGAGCTACCAGCCGCAGCGACTTCGGCACGCGCGCGAAAAAATCGGCGTCGAGCCGGTCGGTAATGGAAGAGACCAGCACTTCGGTGTCCGCCAGCGCGGCGATCACCTCGTCCTGGCTGAGCGGATTGTCGGCCAGGTTGAATCGGGTATCGAACAGGGTCTCCATCCGCGCTTCGACCGAAGCGGGGAGGCGACGGGTAACCAAGACCTTGGGTTTGTGCGCGGTCATTGCGCCGATACGGCTGCGGCCCGGGCGGGGGCGAACGGGCTTGTTTCAGGGTTGGCGGTGTGGTTCGAGTTCATTTCGCGCCCCTTTCAGCGACCATTAAGGTCTTTTGACTAGTGATAGGGAAATTCCAGAAGTCTGCAAAGTCATGTTTCACGCGCCCGGCGGGTCCAAGAGCCTTCCCTTTCTATCGGCCCTCGCCAAAGCCCTCTTCGTCGTGCTGATTCTGGTGCTGCCGCCAGCGGCAGCGCTTGGGCAATCGACCAGCAATCCCAGCGGATTGCCGCTGCCGCGCTTCGTGACCACCCGCTCCACGCCCATCAATGTCCGCGTCGGCCCGGGCACGAAATACGACGTCGCCTGGGTCTATGTGAAAGCCGGCCTGCCGGTGGAAATCGTTCAGGAATTCGATACCTGGCGCAAGATTCGCGACCTCGACGGTTCGGAAGGCTGGGTGCACCAGAACCTGCTCTCGGGCGGCCGGGCTGGCTATGTCGCGCCCTGGTCGAGCGGCCAGCAGGTACCCCTGCGCGCCAAGGCCGCCGAGGAGGCGGGCGTGCGCGCCTATCTCACCTCGGGCTTTCGCGTCGAGATCTCCCGCTGTGACGGTACCTGGTGCGAAGTGTCGGCCACCGACCACCCGGCCAACGGGCGGCCCACGACCTATACGGGCTTCCTGCCCCAGACCGATCTCTGGGGAGTCTATCAGGGTGAAAAGTTCGATTGAGGCCTAGAGCGCCTGCTTCTTGACACGGACGACGACGTCCACATGCGTCACCACCATCCCGTCCGGCGGCTCGGGCAGCCCCTGAATCTGGATGGATGCGGAGGGGATGTCGACCACGCGCTGCTCATCTTCGATATAGAAGTGGTGATGGTCGGACGTATCCGTGTCGAAATAGGAGCGCGACGCGTCCACCGCCACTTCGCGCAGCAGCCCGGCTTCCTGGAACTGGTGGAGCGTGTTGTAGATGGTGGCGAGCGAAACGTTGACGCGCGCATTGCTGGCTTCGGCGTGAAGCTGCTCGGCGCTCACGTGGCGGTGCGAACCAGCGAAAAGCAATTCGGCCAGGGCCACGCGCTGCCGCGTCGGACGCAGCCCCGCCATGCGCAGAACCGCAGTCAGGCACGGTCGCCGCGAGGGGATGGTTCGATGGGGCGATGTACGGTCGTGCATCGAGTCCTGGACGCTGTCACAATAGTGTTGCGGGAACTTATAGCCATCGGCGCACCCATGTACAAGCGCAGCGTCCCGGCATCGGGAGCGGCAAAAGCGCCCAAAGCCTGGTGATCGGCATCGGGGAACCGGTTGACCCGCCTGCGCGCGCCCTCTACAGGGAAGTGCAGTCAACTCAGAGAGCATATATGGCGGACCGCCCGAACGCATACGGATACGAAGAACTGCTGGCCTGCGGGCGCGGAGAGCTTTTCGGACCGGGCAATGCGCAATTGCCGCTCCCGCCCATGCTCATGTTCGATCGCATTACCCATATCGACGAGACCGAAGGCGCCCATCATCGCGGACAGGTGCGCGCCGAACTCGACGTCAATCCCGACCTCTGGTTCTTTGCCTGCCATTTCCAGGGCGATCCGGTCATGCCCGGTTGCCTTGGCCTGGATGCGCTCTGGCAGATGACGGGTTTCTTTCTGGGCTGGGGCGGGTCCCCTGGGCGCGGTCGCGCCCTGGGCGGCGAGATCAAGTTCACCGGCCAGGTGACCAACGACGTTAAGCTGGTTGAGTATGGTATCGATATCAAGCGCGTGATGCGCTCCAAGCTGGCGCTTGGCATTGCCGATGGCTGGGTCAAGGCCGACGGCAAGGTGATCTATGAGGCCAAGGACCTGCGCGTCGGCCTTTTCACCGACATTTGATGGTGCCCCGCGGGCCCCTGTCGTGTTTTTTGCAATCCGCTAGACTAGCCGTGGCGCACCGCCCGGCCTTTGCGCTACAAGAGGCGCCGCCCCGTAAGCGGGTCGGGCGCAGGAGATGAGGACGATATGAGACGAGTTGTCGTTACCGGGATGGGCATCGTGTCCTCCATCGGCAACAACACCCGCGAAGTGCTGGACAGCCTCTATCACGCCAGGCCCGGCATCACATTCGCCCAGGATTACGCCGATCTCGGCTTCCGCTGCCAGGTTCAGGGCGCCCCGAACCTCGACCCGTTCGAGGTTCTGGACCGCCGCACCACCCGCTTCATGGGCAAGGGTGCTGCCTGGAACTACATCGCCATGCAGCAGGCCATCGAAGACGCCGGGCTTGAAGAGAGCGACGTCAAGAACCCGCGCACCGGTATCGTGATGGGTTCGGGCGGTCCCTCCACCAAGGCGATCGTCGAAGCCGCCGACATCACCCGCGAAAAGGGCCCCAAGCGCATCGGGCCGCTGGCCGTGCCCAAGGCCATGAGCTCGACCGGCTCGGCCACGCTCGCCACCGCCTTCGGCATTCTGGGCGTCAACTATTCCATCTCCTCGGCCTGCGCCACTTCCAAGCACTGCATCGGCAATGGCTACGAGCAGATCCAGATGGGCAAGCAGGACATCGTCTTCGCTGGTGGCCACGAGGACCTGGAATGGTCCATGTCGAACCTCTTCGACGCCATGGGCGCCATGTCCTCCGATTTCAACGACACCCCGGCCCGCGCGTCGCGCGCCTATGACCGGGACCGTGACGGTTTCGTCATCGCCGGCGGCGCCGGTGTGCTGGTGCTCGAGGAACTCGAGCACGCCAAGGCCCGCGGCGCCAGGATTCTGGCCGAGATCATCGGCTATGGCGCCACTTCGGACGGCTACGACATGGTCGCCCCCTCGGGCGAAGGCGCCGAGCGCTGCATGCGCATGGCGCTCGATGGCGTCAAGCTGCCGGTCGACTACATCAACCCGCACGCGACCTCGACCCCTGTAGGCGACCGTAAGGAGATCGAGGCCATCCGCGCCGTCTTCGGTTCGGGCGACAAGTCCCCGCCCATCTCCGCCACCAAGTCGCTGACCGGCCATTCGCTGGGCGCCACGGGCGTTCAGGAATCGATATATTGCATTCTGATGATGCAGAATGGCTTCATCTGCGAGAGCGCCAATATCGAGAACCTCGATCCCGAATTCGAGGACATGCCGATCCTGCGCCAGCGCCGCGACAATGCCCGCATCGGGGTGGCGCTTTCGAACTCGTTCGGGTTCGGCGGCACCAACGCCACGCTCGTCTTCAAGCACCCGGATGCCTAATAGGCGATCTCGGCGAAGCGGGCGGCGCGCCCGTCATAGAGCTGCATGCGGCCGAGCAGCGGCTCGCCCAGCCCCACGATCAGCTTGATGGCCTCCATGGCCATCAGCGTACCGATAACCCCGGTGACAGCGCCCAGCACGCCCATCGCTTCGCACGAGGGCAGGTCTCCCTCAGCCGGATCGTCCGGGTAGAGGTCGCGGAAACGCGGATAATGCCGCCCTTCCGGGTCGCTGAGATGGGGTGCGAAAA from the Youhaiella tibetensis genome contains:
- the irrA gene encoding iron response transcriptional regulator IrrA produces the protein MHDRTSPHRTIPSRRPCLTAVLRMAGLRPTRQRVALAELLFAGSHRHVSAEQLHAEASNARVNVSLATIYNTLHQFQEAGLLREVAVDASRSYFDTDTSDHHHFYIEDEQRVVDIPSASIQIQGLPEPPDGMVVTHVDVVVRVKKQAL
- the fabA gene encoding 3-hydroxyacyl-[acyl-carrier-protein] dehydratase FabA, encoding MADRPNAYGYEELLACGRGELFGPGNAQLPLPPMLMFDRITHIDETEGAHHRGQVRAELDVNPDLWFFACHFQGDPVMPGCLGLDALWQMTGFFLGWGGSPGRGRALGGEIKFTGQVTNDVKLVEYGIDIKRVMRSKLALGIADGWVKADGKVIYEAKDLRVGLFTDI
- the fabB gene encoding beta-ketoacyl-ACP synthase I; this encodes MRRVVVTGMGIVSSIGNNTREVLDSLYHARPGITFAQDYADLGFRCQVQGAPNLDPFEVLDRRTTRFMGKGAAWNYIAMQQAIEDAGLEESDVKNPRTGIVMGSGGPSTKAIVEAADITREKGPKRIGPLAVPKAMSSTGSATLATAFGILGVNYSISSACATSKHCIGNGYEQIQMGKQDIVFAGGHEDLEWSMSNLFDAMGAMSSDFNDTPARASRAYDRDRDGFVIAGGAGVLVLEELEHAKARGARILAEIIGYGATSDGYDMVAPSGEGAERCMRMALDGVKLPVDYINPHATSTPVGDRKEIEAIRAVFGSGDKSPPISATKSLTGHSLGATGVQESIYCILMMQNGFICESANIENLDPEFEDMPILRQRRDNARIGVALSNSFGFGGTNATLVFKHPDA
- a CDS encoding SH3 domain-containing protein — protein: MFHAPGGSKSLPFLSALAKALFVVLILVLPPAAALGQSTSNPSGLPLPRFVTTRSTPINVRVGPGTKYDVAWVYVKAGLPVEIVQEFDTWRKIRDLDGSEGWVHQNLLSGGRAGYVAPWSSGQQVPLRAKAAEEAGVRAYLTSGFRVEISRCDGTWCEVSATDHPANGRPTTYTGFLPQTDLWGVYQGEKFD